Proteins co-encoded in one Prunus persica cultivar Lovell chromosome G6, Prunus_persica_NCBIv2, whole genome shotgun sequence genomic window:
- the LOC18772851 gene encoding pentatricopeptide repeat-containing protein At1g63330, with translation MLKMMMRNIAASSSSYCTSRRWRGMPCLHSNSTLVVFANDYFAFLHSQPFKPIKSTRTQLEQPVRNSPKITTVEDAFNVFDRVLQMRPRPSVVRFTQILGQVAKLKHYPAVIILYKQMGVSGIGPNVYTLNILINCYCHLNQMGFSLSVLGNFFKVGLEPDVFTFTTLINGFLLENRVAEAATLLHKMMRGGNCQPNVVTYGTLVKGFCMKGNNSAAIQLLRKMEEGACKPDLVVYSTIIDSLCKDTLVDDALNLFSEMMSKGIAPDVITYTSLIHGVCKLGEWKEATRLLNEMASKNIFPDVFTFSVLVDTICKEGMVVEAEGVVEMMIERDIDPDSVTYNSLMDGYCLRGRMDKAKKVFELMLSKGSMVNVVSYSTLINGYCKHKKIDEAMMLFLDMSHKGLVADTVTYTALMDGFCKVGRIDDAQKLFSKMQACGQLPDAQAFSILLDGLCKNRQLSRAMQLFGEMEAKKLDINIVIYNILIEGLCIAGKIESARDLFCGLSSKGLEPNARTYTIMINGLCIAGLTSEAEKFLIEMEVEGCSPNGWTYNTIIRGFIHNKQTSRAMVLIQTMVEKGFSADASTTELIVNLLSKDEVDPALLPLIKKSL, from the coding sequence AtgctgaagatgatgatgcgGAATAtagctgcttcttcttcttcttattgcACCAGCAGGAGATGGAGAGGTATGCCTTGTCTTCACTCTAACTCCACTCTTGTTGTTTTCGCCAACGATTACTTTGCTTTCCTTCACTCTCAACCTTTTAAACCAATCAAATCTACAAGAACCCAACTAGAGCAGCCAGTGAGAAACTCACCCAAAATCACAACTGTTGAGGATGCTTTCAATGTGTTTGATAGAGTGCTTCAAATGCGTCCTCGGCCTTCAGTTGTTCGTTTCACTCAAATATTGGGTCAAGTTGCGAAATTGAAACATTATCCGGCCGTCATCATCTTGTATAAACAAATGGGTGTGTCGGGAATTGGACCTAATGTTTATACTCTAAACATTCTCATAAATTGTTATTGTCATCTAAACCAAATGGGGTTTAGTTTATCTGTATTGGGAAATTTCTTCAAAGTTGGTCTTGAACCAGATGTCTTTACCTTCACCACTCTAATCAACGGCTTTCTTCTTGAGAATAGAGTGGCGGAGGCGGCAACCCTTCTCCACAAGATGATGAGGGGAGGTAATTGTCAGCCTAATGTGGTTACTTATGGCACGCTAGTAAAGGGCTTTTGCATGAAAGGTAACAATAGTGCTGCTATTCAGTTGCTTAGGAAGATGGAGGAAGGAGCTTGCAAGCCTGACCTAGTTGTCTATAGCACAATCATCGACAGTCTTTGTAAGGATACACTAGTTGATGATGCATTGAACCTCTTCTCAGAAATGATGAGCAAGGGTATTGCCCCAGATGTCATTACCTATACATCCTTGATTCATGGAGTTTGCAAATTAGGCGAGTGGAAAGAAGCTACAAGGTTGTTGAATGAAATGGCaagtaaaaatatatttccagatGTGTTCACGTTCAGCGTCTTGGTAGACACAATTTGTAAGGAGGGAATGGTCGTGGAAGCAGAAGGCGTGGTTGAGATGATGATTGAAAGAGATATTGATCCTGATTCGGTTACGTACAATTCACTCATGGATGGTTACTGTTTGCGAGGAAGAATGGACAAAGCGAAAAAGGTTTTTGAACTAATGCTTAGCAAGGGCTCGATGGTTAATGTTGTTAGTTACAGCACATTGATAAATGGATATTGTAAGCATAAAAAGATTGATGAGGCCATGATGCTTTTTCTGGATATGTCTCATAAGGGGCTAGTTGCAGATACCGTTACTTATACCGCTCTTATGGACGGTTTTTGCAAAGTGGGTAGAATAGATGATGCACAAAAGTTGTTCTCTAAGATGCAAGCTTGTGGCCAGCTTCCAGATGCTCAagctttttctattttactGGATGGCCTGTGTAAAAACCGACAACTTTCTAGGGCAATGCAATTGTTTGGAGAGATGGAAGCGAAGAAGTTGGATATTAATATTGTGATTTACAATATTCTTATTGAAGGTTTGTGCATAGCTGGAAAAATTGAATCTGCAAGGGATCTCTTTTGTGGTTTATCATCAAAAGGACTTGAACCTAATGCGAGGACATACACTATAATGATTAATGGACTCTGTATCGCGGGCCTTACAAGCGAAGCAGAAAAGTTTCTTATTGAAATGGAAGTGGAAGGCTGTTCTCCTAATGGTTGGACCTATAATACAATTATCCGAGGGTTCATCCATAATAAACAGACATCAAGGGCGATGGTACTTATTCAAACAATGGTAGAGAAGGGTTTTTCTGCAGATGCATCAACAACAGAGTTGATAGTTAATTTACTGTCGAAAGATGAAGTAGATCCTGCTTTGTTGCCGTTGATAAAAAAATCACTGTGA